CGAAGCCCTCTTGGTCCCGGAATGCACTTGAGTTCCGTCATCCGCTGGATGAATGCAGCCACAGATTCGACGCAGATGAGACGCCGATTGAGAACCGGGCGCGCTCCGCCGTTGACAGCGGGCCCGAGCGGCTGCTGATGGCCGCTGTCTCGTGGTTGGACGCCCTGGTTCCGGTGGCGTCCTCGGACCCCCGGCTCATCGGCGTGAATCGGCGTAAATCGGTGGCTGTATCTGTGGCACGCGCGCCACTATCCGACACGTCGCGTACGACATGGTCACGCACGGGGCGACGTCAACCGAAGTGAACTGCGGGAGTGGGCTTGTCTTTTCGTTACGTCTTGATCCCTTCATCTCCTGTGAAGAGTGGTCCCTATCTCGCCACCCGAAACGCCACCCACTGCTCCGCGGAGTGCTCGCCCGACAAGGCCGTGACGCGAAGGATGTAGGTGCCGTTGCCCAGGCTCGACACCGGCAGCAGCAGGCGGAGCCGGCCGTTCGTCAGGGGCGGCGCCTCGAGGGCGCGCAGCACGCCGCCCATCGAGTTGAGCAACTCCACCTTGACCTGGGGCGCCTCGCCGGCCGGCGCCGCGCACTCGATCTCCACGAGCACGCGCTCGGTGGCCCCGAAACGGGTCGCGGCCGTCGGCGACGGCGCCGGGTTGGCCTCGATGGCGCGCAGTTCGATCATGTTGCGCGCGCGCAGGAAGCGCGGCGTGGCCAGCACGATCGGGTTCTTCGACAGGTCGGGCACCACCTGCGTCTGCACCCAGCGGTCGATGGTCTCGCCCGCCGCCGTCAGCGAGGTGAAGCGGAGGCGCTGGCGGCCGGCCGGCAACTGGAACTGCGCCATCAACGGCAGCTCCCCGGGCGCGCCGCCAATCACCTGCGCCGGCATCACCTCCTTGCCCGCATCGTCCACGGGCAGGATCTCCAGGCGCGCGGGCTTGTCGGCGACCGCCGGGCCGGGCGCCGCTTCCCACGTGAACGTGAGGCGGGTGTGATCGCCGTCGCCCTTGGACACGCCGGTCCACACGTTCACGGCCCTCGTCGACGACGAATCGGCAATGGCCGCCAGCGCGGTGTTGAGCGCGGTGTTCACTGGCGTGGCCGCCGCTTCGGCCGCGGCGGTCAACTCCTTCTCGCTCGCCGCCCAGTAGCCGCGCCGCGCGGTGACCTTCACGCCACGGCGCTTCACGCGGACCTTGATCTCGTGGAACTTGCCGTCGTTGGTCCGGCGCGTGGGCGTGTAGCCGACCAGGTAGTAGGCGCTGGCGTCGGCCACCACGCCGGCCAGCTGGCGCTCGGGATCGTTGGTGTTGACGATGGCGCGGCCGCCGGTGTCGTAGGCGATGCGGCGCAGGATGTCGTCGCCGCCGAAGCCGACGCTGCCCAGCGGCCGGGGATCGATCACGTGAATGGTGACGTTGCCGCGGTTGGCGGCCTCCATCGCCTCCTTCAGCACATGGTCGTTCGGGCTGCCCAGCCGCACCGGCGGGCCCTGGCTGAAGAAGAGGATCGACTTGCGGCCCTCGCGCAGCCCGCCCAGCTGCGTGGCCAGCGCGCCCAGCGCGGAGAGCGTGACGCCGGCCCGCAGCTCCATCCAGTTGCGTTGAGACATCTGGGCCTCTTCCACGGGACTCTTCACCGGGAAGATCTCGCCGCGGCGGCCTTCGAAGTTGCGGACGCGGCCCAGCAGCTCGGCCTTCGACCGCGTGTATTTCAGGTCGCGCAGGCTCTCGAGCGGCTCCATGATCACGGCGAGGTCGTTGGGCCCCAGCTGGTTGATGAAGGACGTGATCGCGTCGCGCAACGGCAGCGTAATCTCTGGCCGCTTGTCGATGTGGTAGTCGTCCAGGAAGATGCCGAACAGCCGCACGTCCTCGCGCGCGGCCTCGAGCTGCGCGTGCTCGCGCGACCGGATCTGCAGCGGCTCGTTCAGGTCTGACGTGCGCGCGCCGTCGACGCGCACGAACTTGATGGTCTCGACGACCTGGGGCACGTCGTCTTCGGTGACCTCGAAGTCCGACAGTTGCAGGTCGGCCACCGGCTCGTCGCCACGCACGGTGGCGGTCACGTCGACGCGGACCAGGTCCGTGCCGGCACGGAAGATGGGTTGCTGCGTCGGTTGCTCGACGGCCGGTTTCGGTTCCTGGCCGTGCGCTCCGCCTCCGATCAAGCAGGCAACGATCACGCAGTAGGGCCTGGCACGGTTACCTGCAAAACGACGCAAGTCCTGCACCCGTGGCAAGAATTGCGACCATTTCGATGTAACCGTGCCGGGCCCCATAGCTGCATCCTATACTGGCAACCAATGTCCGCTGGAAAGACTTGGGCCTGCCCGCCGGAGCCTCGGCGAAGGTGGG
This genomic stretch from Vicinamibacterales bacterium harbors:
- a CDS encoding VWA domain-containing protein, which produces MIGGGAHGQEPKPAVEQPTQQPIFRAGTDLVRVDVTATVRGDEPVADLQLSDFEVTEDDVPQVVETIKFVRVDGARTSDLNEPLQIRSREHAQLEAAREDVRLFGIFLDDYHIDKRPEITLPLRDAITSFINQLGPNDLAVIMEPLESLRDLKYTRSKAELLGRVRNFEGRRGEIFPVKSPVEEAQMSQRNWMELRAGVTLSALGALATQLGGLREGRKSILFFSQGPPVRLGSPNDHVLKEAMEAANRGNVTIHVIDPRPLGSVGFGGDDILRRIAYDTGGRAIVNTNDPERQLAGVVADASAYYLVGYTPTRRTNDGKFHEIKVRVKRRGVKVTARRGYWAASEKELTAAAEAAATPVNTALNTALAAIADSSSTRAVNVWTGVSKGDGDHTRLTFTWEAAPGPAVADKPARLEILPVDDAGKEVMPAQVIGGAPGELPLMAQFQLPAGRQRLRFTSLTAAGETIDRWVQTQVVPDLSKNPIVLATPRFLRARNMIELRAIEANPAPSPTAATRFGATERVLVEIECAAPAGEAPQVKVELLNSMGGVLRALEAPPLTNGRLRLLLPVSSLGNGTYILRVTALSGEHSAEQWVAFRVAR